One genomic window of Oncorhynchus keta strain PuntledgeMale-10-30-2019 unplaced genomic scaffold, Oket_V2 Un_contig_5217_pilon_pilon, whole genome shotgun sequence includes the following:
- the LOC127925177 gene encoding uncharacterized protein LOC127925177 gives MRGPERSVLVRDWRRGPERSVLGRDWRRGPERSVLGRDWRRGPERSVLGRDWRRGPERSVLGRDWRRGPERSVLGRDWRRGPERTVLGRDWRRGPERTVLGRDWRRGPERTVLVRDWRRGPERTVLGRDWRRGPERTVLGRDWRRGPERTVLGRDWRRGPERTVLGRDWRRGPERTVLVRDWRRGPERSVLVRDWRRGPERSVLGRDWRRGPERTVLVRDWRRGPERTVLGRDWRRGPERTVLGRDWRRGPERTVLGRDWRRGPERSVLGRDWRRGPERSVLVRDWRRGPERSVLVRDWRRGPERTV, from the exons atgagaggaccagagaggagtgtgttag ttagagactggaggagaggaccagagaggagtgtgttaggtagagactggaggagaggaccagagaggagtgtgttaggtagagactggaggagaggaccagagaggagtgtgttaggtagagactggaggagaggaccagagaggagtgtgttaggtagagactggaggagaggaccagagaggagtgtgttaggtagagactggaggagaggaccagagaggactgtgttaggtagagactggaggagaggaccagagaggactgtgttaggtagagactggaggagaggaccagagaggactgtgttagttagagactggaggagaggaccagagaggactgtgttaggtagagactggaggagaggaccagagaggactgtgttaggtagagactggaggagaggaccagagaggactgtgttaggtagagactggaggagaggaccagagaggactgtgttaggtagagactggaggagaggaccagagaggactgtgttagttagagactggaggagaggaccagagaggagtgtgttagttagagactggaggagaggaccagagaggagtgtgttaggtagagactggaggagaggaccagagaggactgtgttagttagagactggaggagaggaccagagaggactgtgttaggtagagactggaggagaggaccagagaggactgtgttaggtagagactggaggagaggaccagagaggactgtgttaggtagagactggaggagaggaccagagaggagtgtgttag gtagagactggaggagaggaccagagaggagtgtgttagttagagactggaggagaggaccagagaggagtgtgttagttagagactggaggagaggaccagagaggactgtgtgA